The following are from one region of the Gammaproteobacteria bacterium genome:
- a CDS encoding CoA pyrophosphatase: MNWSRAQLSQLIQQALVDSVPAITSTSQKRAAVLLPLVWHEQAWYLLYIKRAENPHDIHSGQIAFPGGIARADETPLQTALRETQEEIGVLPEAIEVLACLPSMLSITGVQVTPVIGILEWPQTFVLQTTEVSRTLIMPLQWLRQAENYEMKPRVSPVSSVSNEAVATLRAQLVYYRDYEGERLWGLTARMTQDLLALLS; encoded by the coding sequence ATGAATTGGAGCCGCGCACAATTAAGTCAATTGATCCAGCAAGCCTTAGTGGATTCAGTGCCGGCTATAACATCAACTTCACAAAAACGCGCGGCGGTATTATTGCCATTGGTATGGCATGAACAAGCATGGTATTTGTTATATATCAAGCGCGCTGAAAATCCGCACGATATACACAGTGGTCAGATTGCATTTCCGGGCGGCATTGCACGTGCGGATGAAACACCATTACAAACTGCATTGCGTGAAACGCAAGAAGAAATTGGGGTTTTGCCAGAAGCTATTGAGGTGCTCGCGTGTTTACCCAGTATGCTTAGCATTACCGGCGTACAAGTCACACCCGTGATTGGTATTTTGGAATGGCCGCAAACATTCGTTTTGCAAACCACTGAAGTCAGCCGCACCTTGATCATGCCTTTGCAATGGTTGCGACAGGCTGAAAATTATGAAATGAAGCCACGGGTTTCGCCGGTTAGTTCGGTTAGCAATGAGGCAGTAGCGACGTTGCGTGCTCAGCTAGTGTATTATCGCGACTACGAAGGCGAGCGTTTGTGGGGATTGACCGCCAGAATGACGCAGGATTTATTGGCTCTTTTGTCATGA
- a CDS encoding ABC transporter ATP-binding protein produces MSLFQGSLLQLKNLTIQRGAKNLVRDLQLNIQAGERWAILGANGAGKTSLLDAITAWCAPTTGSVLLNNKLITVWSSLERAQQIAFLSQEQASVFASTVYERVALGRFPYQQYSFFIKNTHTDYEHHAIIMQALTAVQMQHFAQRELASLSGGERQRVALAAVLAQQSALLLLDEPTNHLDWHFRIQMLDVINRDLSARGATLIMSVHEPDLVWRYCTHVLALLPEGKWRSGVVSELLTSELLSEIYQHPIQRIETAFGPVFHPA; encoded by the coding sequence ATGAGTTTATTCCAAGGGAGTTTATTGCAACTCAAAAACCTAACGATTCAACGTGGCGCTAAAAATTTAGTGCGTGATTTACAGCTGAATATTCAAGCAGGCGAACGCTGGGCAATTTTAGGCGCTAACGGCGCCGGCAAAACCAGTTTGTTGGACGCGATCACGGCGTGGTGTGCGCCTACTACGGGCAGCGTTTTATTAAATAACAAATTAATAACTGTCTGGTCTTCTTTAGAACGTGCGCAACAAATAGCTTTTTTATCTCAAGAACAAGCGTCAGTGTTTGCCAGCACCGTATATGAGCGGGTAGCACTAGGACGTTTTCCTTATCAACAATATTCTTTTTTTATTAAGAATACTCATACTGACTATGAACATCACGCGATTATTATGCAGGCTTTAACTGCCGTGCAAATGCAACATTTTGCGCAACGTGAATTAGCCAGTTTATCGGGCGGTGAGCGTCAGCGAGTAGCATTAGCAGCTGTTTTAGCGCAACAAAGCGCGTTGTTATTGTTAGATGAGCCCACTAATCATCTGGATTGGCATTTTCGCATACAGATGTTAGACGTGATTAACCGTGATCTCAGTGCGCGTGGTGCGACCTTAATCATGAGTGTCCATGAGCCTGATTTAGTTTGGCGTTATTGCACGCATGTGTTGGCTTTATTGCCGGAAGGTAAATGGCGCAGCGGTGTTGTCAGCGAATTATTAACATCTGAATTGCTCAGTGAAATTTATCAACATCCTATTCAACGTATCGAAACCGCGTTCGGTCCCGTCTTTCATCCTGCTTGA
- a CDS encoding TonB-dependent receptor — translation MNIKHVAVGHVREYFIFYPATHPRNIYYCSQGDLPMKKRLLNGLCLLPVLLLTSNTVCGAQSSALPETIVSALRTESATTYLPASFTVIDRAAILASNAVTLDQILLGRAGISVTNPGTGAVIDMRGFGESAGSNVLVLIDGRRLNNTDIAAPDLNTIALDDVERIEIIEGSAGTVYGDQAVGGVINIITRKADALRAYAKVGVGAYNTYQADVGASQQWGFYGLRVNASDRHTDGYREHSKVDETFVSVRNEFTFESFGGLLEYQGAEQKQQTAGALSEDDAKSSPRISYEDFENDYINSNTDTGHAQVWLGFAEHFRAQLDVTRARDEQVFLQNFSGCALFSSCTTDPGNSLREQNTVNPQIEARYQLSAGELVSALGFERIDSDYKSFIPSSFGDFDRSNQQQTESLYSNTVIPVLPMLGVTVGLRTAKVDDELTDATDYPDGLKHDDSVTVYSLGATLRPIESLKLFVRFDQNYRFAKVDEQAFTALGSNGLEVQTGDTWELGAQWQSDVLYVKSSAYLLDLQNEIAFDPSADSGGFFPGANVNFDETRRVGGTLELGVNATSALSFVGAYTLTKAEFRSGVFAGNDVSGVPENVIRGAVNYQLADVSLSFETKRIGKQYLPGDNDNAADPLSGYNVSNFTLNYSVNQWNLGLRIDNLFNAQYYDYANSFGAYYPATGSNTWLSLAYRFE, via the coding sequence GTGAATATTAAACACGTTGCGGTGGGCCACGTGCGGGAATATTTTATTTTTTATCCCGCCACTCATCCCCGCAATATTTATTATTGTTCACAAGGGGATCTTCCCATGAAAAAACGTTTATTAAACGGGTTATGTTTATTGCCCGTATTGTTGTTAACGTCTAACACTGTTTGCGGGGCGCAAAGCAGTGCATTACCGGAAACTATTGTTAGCGCTTTACGCACGGAATCTGCAACCACTTATTTACCCGCAAGTTTCACCGTCATTGATCGCGCGGCAATTTTAGCGAGCAATGCCGTCACGCTAGATCAAATATTATTAGGTCGTGCAGGCATTAGCGTTACTAATCCTGGCACCGGTGCGGTTATTGATATGCGTGGTTTTGGTGAATCAGCAGGTTCTAACGTATTAGTTTTAATTGATGGGCGACGTTTAAACAATACCGACATCGCTGCACCCGATTTAAATACCATCGCTTTAGATGATGTTGAACGCATTGAAATTATTGAAGGCAGCGCCGGTACAGTTTATGGCGATCAAGCCGTCGGTGGTGTGATAAACATTATTACTCGCAAAGCTGATGCATTACGTGCTTATGCGAAAGTGGGTGTCGGTGCTTATAACACTTATCAAGCGGATGTAGGCGCGAGTCAGCAATGGGGTTTTTATGGTTTACGTGTCAATGCAAGCGATCGTCACACCGATGGTTATCGTGAGCACAGTAAAGTTGATGAAACATTTGTTAGCGTACGCAATGAATTTACCTTTGAATCATTCGGTGGCTTGTTGGAATACCAAGGTGCAGAACAAAAACAACAAACAGCGGGCGCTTTATCGGAAGACGATGCAAAAAGTTCGCCGCGTATTTCCTATGAAGATTTTGAAAATGATTATATTAATAGCAATACCGATACGGGTCATGCGCAAGTATGGTTAGGTTTTGCAGAACATTTTCGTGCGCAATTAGATGTCACACGTGCGCGAGATGAACAAGTCTTTTTGCAAAACTTTAGTGGCTGCGCTTTGTTTAGTTCCTGCACTACTGATCCAGGTAATAGTCTGCGCGAGCAAAACACAGTAAATCCGCAAATTGAAGCGCGTTATCAATTAAGCGCAGGTGAGTTGGTGAGTGCTTTAGGTTTTGAAAGGATTGATTCGGATTATAAAAGTTTTATTCCTAGTAGTTTTGGTGACTTTGATCGCAGCAATCAACAACAAACTGAATCGCTTTATTCCAATACGGTGATTCCTGTATTGCCGATGTTGGGTGTAACGGTGGGCTTACGGACTGCCAAGGTCGATGATGAGTTAACCGATGCTACTGACTATCCCGATGGTTTAAAACACGATGACAGTGTTACCGTTTACTCGTTAGGCGCTACGTTGCGACCCATTGAAAGTTTAAAATTGTTTGTACGTTTTGATCAAAACTATCGTTTTGCAAAAGTAGATGAACAAGCTTTTACGGCGTTGGGTAGCAATGGCTTAGAAGTGCAAACCGGTGATACCTGGGAATTAGGTGCACAATGGCAAAGTGATGTTCTGTACGTTAAATCATCCGCGTACTTATTAGATTTGCAAAACGAAATTGCGTTTGACCCAAGCGCAGACAGTGGTGGATTTTTTCCGGGCGCCAATGTGAACTTTGATGAAACGCGGCGTGTGGGCGGCACTTTAGAGCTTGGCGTTAATGCAACATCCGCATTGAGTTTTGTCGGCGCTTATACATTAACTAAAGCAGAATTCCGTTCAGGTGTATTTGCCGGTAACGATGTTTCAGGTGTGCCCGAAAATGTGATCCGTGGCGCGGTTAATTATCAGCTCGCGGATGTTAGCCTGTCGTTTGAAACTAAACGTATCGGCAAACAATATTTGCCCGGTGATAACGATAATGCAGCAGATCCACTATCAGGTTACAACGTGAGTAATTTCACCTTGAACTACAGCGTCAATCAGTGGAATCTGGGTTTGCGCATTGATAATTTGTTTAATGCACAATACTACGATTATGCTAACTCGTTTGGAGCTTATTATCCCGCCACGGGCAGCAACACTTGGTTAAGTCTTGCCTATCGTTTTGAATAA
- a CDS encoding iron ABC transporter permease, producing MLALCALALLLAVSLGISLGSAGWYWPLSFADASSPAFIKIDVIGELRMARVIAGAVVGALLALAGVLLQIVLRNPLAEPFVLGVSGGASASVLLVITFGWTFLPLPLAAWLGALLSLICLIGLSARHSASPERILLMGVVLATGWGAVLSFLLSLGAQQQLQVALFWLLGDLSVAQHWPIALAILIVVFIWAHSIAPILDILIHGNTLAYHAGINVQRVQLMVLIMASLACAAAVACAGPIGFIGLIVPHVLRLSGVRRHRYLLSASILLGAALLVFADTLARVWLAPQQLPVGVCTALIGVPLFIYLLRRRAAALDAL from the coding sequence ATGCTCGCGCTGTGCGCGTTGGCTTTATTGTTAGCGGTGAGTTTAGGTATTAGCTTGGGCAGCGCAGGCTGGTATTGGCCCCTGTCTTTTGCTGATGCAAGCAGTCCCGCTTTTATTAAAATAGATGTGATTGGTGAACTGCGCATGGCGAGAGTAATAGCCGGTGCAGTGGTAGGCGCTTTATTAGCGTTAGCGGGTGTTTTATTGCAAATTGTTTTACGCAATCCTTTAGCCGAACCTTTTGTTTTGGGTGTGTCGGGTGGTGCAAGTGCATCCGTATTATTAGTAATCACTTTTGGCTGGACGTTTTTACCATTACCCTTAGCCGCGTGGTTGGGCGCATTACTCAGTTTGATATGTTTAATAGGCTTAAGTGCGCGGCATAGTGCATCACCCGAACGTATATTATTAATGGGCGTCGTATTAGCCACGGGTTGGGGTGCTGTATTAAGTTTTTTATTAAGCTTAGGCGCGCAACAACAATTACAAGTCGCTTTATTTTGGTTGTTAGGTGATTTAAGTGTGGCGCAACACTGGCCAATTGCTTTAGCGATATTGATAGTGGTATTTATTTGGGCGCACAGTATTGCACCTATCTTAGACATATTAATCCATGGCAATACCTTAGCTTATCATGCAGGCATTAATGTGCAGCGCGTGCAGTTGATGGTGTTAATAATGGCTTCATTAGCTTGTGCAGCGGCGGTGGCATGCGCAGGGCCGATTGGTTTTATTGGTTTGATTGTGCCGCATGTGTTGCGTTTAAGCGGCGTGCGTCGGCATCGTTATCTATTGAGCGCCTCGATTTTATTAGGCGCAGCTTTATTAGTTTTTGCTGATACTCTCGCGCGTGTTTGGTTAGCGCCACAACAATTGCCAGTAGGTGTTTGTACTGCGTTAATCGGCGTGCCTTTATTTATTTATTTATTGCGTCGTCGCGCTGCGGCGTTGGATGCTCTATGA
- a CDS encoding ABC transporter substrate-binding protein — protein MQSLFLYLPRLILICTVFINLIDVAHAHEAIHARDASGTSITLAQPAKRIISLAPHITELLFAVGAGPQVIAVSQYSDYPTPAKALPRIGAAGALDLEKIIQLKPDLIIGWQSGNAANAIEKLRALSINVYLSEPRNLDDIGKELLDIGRLSGGAQANQATIAWQDFVRTLKPRNKKIINTFIEIWPAPLMSINQQHLLTDALQRCGGHNIIDTPALAPVVDIESVLIKKPALVVLALPTEQAHAAERDWQQWPTLHARIMTINPDELLRPTPRMMFGIRRLCAALHALAAP, from the coding sequence ATGCAATCGCTCTTTTTGTATTTACCGCGCTTAATTTTAATCTGCACGGTGTTTATTAACCTCATAGATGTCGCTCACGCGCATGAAGCCATTCACGCACGTGATGCTAGCGGAACCTCGATCACGCTTGCGCAGCCGGCCAAACGCATTATTAGTTTAGCGCCGCATATTACTGAATTATTATTTGCAGTAGGTGCAGGTCCACAGGTCATCGCAGTTTCGCAATACAGCGATTATCCAACTCCTGCTAAAGCCTTGCCGCGCATCGGTGCCGCAGGCGCTTTAGATTTAGAAAAAATTATTCAACTCAAGCCTGACTTAATTATTGGCTGGCAAAGTGGCAACGCGGCGAATGCCATAGAAAAACTTCGCGCGCTAAGCATCAACGTTTATTTATCCGAACCGCGCAATTTAGATGATATAGGCAAAGAATTATTAGACATTGGACGTTTAAGTGGCGGCGCTCAAGCAAACCAAGCGACGATTGCGTGGCAAGATTTTGTACGCACACTAAAACCTCGCAATAAAAAAATAATAAATACTTTTATTGAAATTTGGCCAGCGCCTTTAATGAGCATTAATCAGCAACATTTACTCACGGATGCATTACAACGTTGTGGCGGACATAATATTATTGATACCCCAGCTTTAGCGCCGGTAGTTGATATTGAAAGCGTGTTAATAAAAAAGCCCGCGTTGGTTGTGTTGGCTTTGCCTACTGAACAAGCACACGCTGCAGAACGCGATTGGCAACAATGGCCAACGCTGCACGCTCGCATTATGACCATTAATCCTGATGAATTACTCAGACCAACGCCGCGTATGATGTTTGGCATTCGTCGCTTGTGCGCTGCATTACATGCGTTAGCCGCGCCCTAA
- the ttcA gene encoding tRNA 2-thiocytidine(32) synthetase TtcA has protein sequence MQDTLTHYPHSVTAKKLEKRLRRQVGQAIEDYGMIEAGDRVMVCLSGGKDSYTLLDMLLSLQRSAPIQFELLAVNLDQKQPDFPVHVLPEYLQALGVPYQILEKDTYSIVKEIIPEGKTMCSLCSRLRRGTLYEFAQKNAITKIALGHHRDDILETLFLNMFYGGKLKTMPPKLKSDDGKNIVIRPLAYCAEHDIQKYSQYRAHPIIPCNLCGSQENLQRQAIKNMLQDWQQRFPGRIESLFQSLSNIAPSHMLDTELYDFMALPATNNNEVSINPCDTSSQRTQDLALPIKAQVIKFI, from the coding sequence ATGCAAGACACGCTCACTCACTACCCGCACTCGGTAACTGCCAAAAAATTGGAGAAACGCTTGCGCCGTCAAGTCGGACAAGCGATTGAAGATTACGGCATGATTGAAGCGGGTGATCGTGTCATGGTGTGTTTATCGGGCGGCAAAGATTCTTATACTTTGTTGGACATGTTATTAAGTTTGCAGCGCAGTGCGCCCATTCAGTTTGAATTGTTAGCAGTGAATCTCGATCAGAAACAGCCTGATTTCCCCGTGCATGTATTGCCTGAGTATTTACAAGCACTCGGTGTGCCTTATCAGATTTTAGAAAAAGATACCTACAGCATCGTTAAAGAAATTATTCCGGAAGGCAAAACGATGTGCAGTTTATGTTCGCGCTTGCGGCGCGGCACCTTGTATGAGTTTGCACAAAAAAATGCGATTACCAAAATCGCTTTGGGCCATCATCGTGATGATATTTTAGAAACCTTATTTTTAAATATGTTTTATGGCGGCAAGTTAAAAACCATGCCGCCGAAATTAAAAAGTGATGACGGTAAAAATATTGTGATTAGACCGTTAGCGTATTGTGCTGAACACGATATTCAAAAATACTCGCAATATCGTGCGCATCCGATTATTCCTTGTAATTTATGCGGCTCGCAAGAAAATCTACAGCGTCAAGCGATTAAGAACATGTTGCAAGACTGGCAACAACGCTTTCCAGGTCGTATCGAAAGCTTGTTTCAGTCTTTGTCTAATATCGCGCCTTCGCATATGCTGGATACAGAGCTGTATGACTTCATGGCGCTGCCTGCAACTAACAATAATGAAGTCTCAATCAATCCCTGTGATACCTCATCTCAACGTACGCAAGATCTAGCGCTGCCGATAAAAGCGCAAGTCATAAAATTTATTTAA
- the metH gene encoding methionine synthase codes for MTPDSPLAQSALSRTTKLHAALKQRILILDGAMGTMIQNHRLEEADYRGKRFADWPSDLKGNNDLLTLTQPQIIRGIYDAYLNAGADILETNSFNATRIAMADYAMEDLSAEINRAAAQLARAAADAKTAQTPNQPRFVAGVLGPTNRTASISPDVNDPGFRNTSFDQLRGAYYESAKALMEGGADIILIETIFDTLNAKAAVFAVQELFDDLGWSLPIMISGTITDASGRTLTGQTTEAFWNSLRHAEPISIGLNCALGPKELRAYVDELSRLADTHVSAHPNAGLPNELGGYDLSPEDMAKHIDEWASAGFLNIVGGCCGTTPEHIAAIAAVARKHAPRVIPTIPKALRLAGFEPFNITADSLFINVGERTNVTGSARFLKLIKEGDFETALDVARQQVESGAQIIDINMDEGLLDAHQAMSRFLNLIAAEPDIARVPIMIDSSKWEVIETGLKCIQGKGIVNSISLKEGEAKFIEQAKLVRRYGAAVIVMAFDEAGQADTQQRKVEICTRAYKILTEQIGFPAEDIVFDPNIFAVATGIEEHNNYGVDFIEATRLIKQTLPYANISGGVSNVSFSFRGNNPVREAIHAVFLFHAIKAGMDMGIVNAGQLALYEDIPSDLRDAVEDVILNRHSGATEALLTIAERYRGDGQVVEAKKEDQAWRQLPVNERLSHALVKGIDEFIEMDTEAARLQAERPLHVIEGPLMDGMNVVGDLFGAGKMFLPQVVKSARVMKKAVAYLMPYMEDEKAGASKNGRILMATVKGDVHDIGKNIVGVVLQCNSYEVIDLGVMVPTEKILQTAKELNCDIIGLSGLITPSLDEMTHVAKEMQRQGFTIPLMIGGATTSKLHTAVKIDPQYEHPVVYVPDASRAVGVAGNLLSPENREKYTLALKEEYRDMRDRRNAQQDNRKQASMVDARANKQAIDWSAYTPPTPQFLGTQILDNYPLEKLVPFIDWTPFFQSWELAGNYPAILDDEIVGEEARKLLADAKIMLEKIIQEKWLTAKAVFGFFPANSNGADDVTLYTDTTRQPTLNTLHFLRQQSIKQQGRYNHCLADYIAPQTSGLADYIGAFAVTTGLGIEPHVARFEKDHDDYNAILLKALADRLAEAFAEHLHARVRQEFWAYASDEILNNEDLIKENYRGIRPAPGYPACPDHTEKDALWTLLQPERIDMSLTESKAMWPAAAVSGWYFAHPDARYFGVGKISKEQLEDYAARKNMDIATAERWLAPLLAY; via the coding sequence ATGACACCCGACAGCCCGCTCGCACAATCCGCATTAAGCCGCACCACCAAACTACACGCTGCACTCAAGCAACGTATTCTGATTCTCGATGGCGCGATGGGCACGATGATTCAAAATCATCGTTTAGAAGAAGCTGATTATCGCGGCAAGCGTTTTGCCGATTGGCCCAGTGATTTAAAAGGTAATAATGATTTATTAACGCTGACCCAACCACAGATAATTCGCGGCATTTATGATGCTTATTTAAATGCGGGCGCCGATATTTTAGAAACGAATTCTTTTAATGCAACACGCATCGCAATGGCCGATTACGCGATGGAAGATTTGTCAGCGGAAATTAATCGCGCCGCCGCACAATTAGCCCGCGCCGCCGCCGATGCTAAAACTGCGCAAACCCCCAATCAGCCACGTTTTGTTGCTGGCGTGTTAGGACCTACCAATCGTACTGCCAGTATTTCACCGGATGTTAATGATCCCGGTTTTCGTAATACCAGCTTCGATCAATTACGCGGCGCTTATTACGAATCGGCTAAAGCCTTAATGGAAGGTGGCGCTGATATTATTTTGATAGAAACTATTTTCGACACACTAAACGCTAAAGCTGCCGTGTTTGCGGTACAAGAATTATTTGATGATCTCGGTTGGTCATTACCGATTATGATTTCGGGCACCATCACCGATGCCTCCGGCCGCACGCTCACCGGCCAAACCACTGAAGCATTTTGGAATTCACTGCGACATGCAGAACCTATTTCAATTGGTTTAAATTGCGCGCTAGGCCCCAAAGAATTACGCGCTTATGTTGATGAGTTATCACGCTTAGCCGATACGCATGTCTCTGCGCATCCGAATGCGGGTTTGCCTAATGAACTGGGTGGTTACGATTTATCACCGGAAGATATGGCGAAACATATTGATGAATGGGCCAGTGCAGGATTTTTAAATATTGTTGGCGGTTGCTGCGGCACCACGCCTGAACATATTGCAGCCATCGCTGCGGTGGCGCGCAAACATGCGCCGCGTGTTATTCCGACGATACCTAAAGCATTACGACTCGCCGGTTTTGAACCTTTTAATATTACCGCTGATAGTTTATTTATTAATGTCGGTGAACGTACCAACGTAACGGGTTCAGCGCGTTTTTTAAAATTAATTAAAGAAGGCGATTTTGAAACAGCCTTAGATGTTGCGCGTCAACAAGTGGAAAGCGGCGCGCAAATTATTGACATTAATATGGATGAAGGCTTGCTGGACGCGCATCAAGCGATGTCACGTTTTTTAAATCTGATAGCAGCTGAACCCGATATCGCACGCGTGCCCATCATGATCGACTCCTCAAAATGGGAAGTGATTGAAACCGGTTTAAAATGCATTCAAGGTAAAGGCATTGTTAATTCGATTTCGCTAAAAGAAGGTGAAGCCAAATTTATTGAGCAAGCCAAACTGGTGCGGCGCTATGGCGCAGCGGTCATCGTCATGGCATTTGATGAGGCGGGGCAAGCCGATACTCAACAACGTAAAGTGGAAATTTGTACACGTGCTTATAAAATTCTAACGGAACAAATCGGCTTTCCAGCAGAAGACATTGTTTTTGATCCTAATATTTTTGCGGTCGCAACCGGTATCGAAGAACATAATAATTACGGCGTAGATTTTATTGAAGCCACACGCCTTATTAAACAAACTCTGCCCTACGCTAATATATCGGGCGGCGTATCAAACGTCTCGTTTTCATTTCGCGGCAATAATCCCGTACGCGAAGCTATCCATGCCGTATTTTTATTTCATGCGATTAAAGCCGGCATGGACATGGGCATTGTTAACGCCGGTCAATTAGCATTATACGAAGATATTCCCAGCGACTTGCGTGATGCAGTTGAAGATGTAATTTTAAATCGCCACAGCGGCGCAACCGAAGCCTTACTTACCATTGCCGAACGTTATCGCGGTGATGGCCAAGTCGTAGAAGCCAAGAAAGAAGATCAAGCGTGGCGCCAATTACCGGTGAATGAACGTTTATCGCATGCTTTAGTAAAAGGCATTGATGAGTTCATCGAGATGGATACCGAAGCAGCGCGCTTACAAGCCGAACGACCTTTGCATGTTATCGAAGGTCCGTTAATGGACGGCATGAATGTCGTCGGTGATTTATTTGGCGCAGGGAAAATGTTTTTGCCTCAAGTAGTAAAATCGGCACGCGTAATGAAAAAAGCAGTCGCTTATTTAATGCCCTATATGGAAGATGAAAAAGCCGGCGCTTCAAAAAATGGCCGCATTTTAATGGCAACCGTAAAAGGCGACGTTCATGACATTGGCAAGAATATTGTTGGCGTAGTATTGCAATGCAATAGTTATGAGGTCATCGACTTAGGTGTCATGGTACCTACCGAAAAAATTCTGCAAACAGCGAAAGAATTAAATTGCGATATTATTGGTTTGTCAGGTTTAATCACGCCTTCGTTAGATGAAATGACGCATGTTGCAAAAGAAATGCAACGCCAAGGTTTTACAATTCCTTTAATGATTGGCGGCGCAACCACTTCTAAATTACATACGGCGGTAAAAATTGATCCGCAATACGAACATCCAGTGGTGTATGTTCCCGATGCTTCACGCGCTGTGGGTGTTGCAGGCAATTTATTAAGCCCCGAAAATCGTGAAAAATATACGCTAGCTTTAAAAGAAGAATATCGTGATATGCGTGATCGCCGTAACGCGCAACAAGATAATCGCAAACAAGCCTCCATGGTTGATGCGCGCGCTAACAAACAAGCGATTGATTGGTCCGCTTATACACCACCCACGCCCCAATTTTTAGGCACACAAATTCTGGATAATTATCCATTAGAAAAATTAGTGCCCTTTATTGATTGGACACCGTTTTTCCAATCATGGGAATTAGCTGGAAATTATCCCGCTATTTTAGATGATGAAATTGTGGGTGAGGAGGCGCGGAAATTATTAGCTGATGCGAAAATCATGCTAGAAAAAATTATTCAAGAAAAATGGCTAACAGCGAAAGCGGTGTTTGGATTTTTTCCTGCCAATAGCAATGGCGCAGATGACGTCACTTTATATACAGACACAACACGTCAACCCACATTAAACACGCTGCATTTTTTACGACAACAAAGCATTAAACAACAAGGTCGTTATAATCACTGTTTAGCGGATTATATTGCGCCGCAAACCAGCGGCTTAGCTGATTACATAGGCGCGTTTGCTGTAACCACAGGGCTTGGCATTGAGCCGCATGTAGCGCGTTTTGAAAAAGATCACGATGATTACAATGCTATTTTACTAAAAGCCTTGGCAGATCGTTTAGCCGAAGCATTTGCTGAACATTTACATGCACGCGTGCGCCAAGAATTTTGGGCTTATGCGTCCGATGAAATTTTAAATAACGAAGATTTAATTAAAGAAAACTATCGCGGCATACGACCTGCGCCCGGTTATCCTGCTTGCCCAGACCATACTGAAAAAGATGCTTTATGGACGTTGTTACAACCTGAGCGCATCGACATGAGCTTAACCGAAAGCAAAGCTATGTGGCCTGCTGCTGCGGTGTCGGGTTGGTATTTTGCTCATCCCGATGCGCGCTATTTTGGCGTTGGGAAAATCAGCAAAGAACAATTAGAAGATTATGCAGCACGTAAAAATATGGACATTGCAACTGCCGAACGTTGGTTGGCACCTTTGCTGGCTTATTAA